One Chaetodon trifascialis isolate fChaTrf1 chromosome 12, fChaTrf1.hap1, whole genome shotgun sequence DNA window includes the following coding sequences:
- the aff3 gene encoding AF4/FMR2 family member 3 — protein sequence MPTVHGGKGKLSVVCFLLRCAYSQVTRSQLNSCAKDILEDMTQSWPSQQALGGDQAQRILYNSKEAKLPSTQQRQSRGDVQLRMTRHPHVAPHKSMLADDLRLSSDDDDTQRETRESDSWGGRSLSAQQAHTHGRRVRHSSSDSSGSDCSAESGSSSLLSRSPSRSPEVPPDPLSPANTQPPCSSKETDHPSAAQWQLDKWLKKKAASSEQDPSQSIPGRLPSPHTQRAPSPARSWDSNQEYSPSQSPVLSPQFHYSNNNSPLPSPGYSYCPSPSPFTSTCPSPSPSPRHSPIPSPAPSVCLSPHGSRSPSPILRDPPRSPSPSLPAPPSRVRHYPEAQSQNQTQSLTTTPHRTKIRSWIAPLPNADTKRKPTNTTHHQPAHQHKAKTRPTQNQDQSKSKASAVLNPNQSHSLKSRPKPNFHPSSKQPSEAPKAKHTPHFEQIQSSRSNHNSNHKPRPSLPSSSQHSPTRAKYLAPASRETNARHSSHPQSTSKAPTNSNTGLNSQSNPSLKPRDKSWEAKAPTPVHVNHTKTKQKRPQSKEQEVEHRGDHLARAEGRKQERKEDRHQEKQQGRHERKEDRRLAEQQLLRRPWIQSSADEEEEGEEEEEERVIERQRKREETARGENNRRREQQHRHEWQTVQAKQRLPANSDRHRLQDDSRHKGRPRKGDRSEEEREDRSPPPSRSPTPQRPSSSSSSSSSSNSDSESEHQAAITKVPADSTSHKRLSKRGQQGSGTTDANRPKVVHPRGPTTGNPSEEQQSEGKQKLYTLVPFGRGEKATAPSQRGLRNLVVQIDLCLLKRVPDSTASSTVNKPASSSSSSSTKDKQREAMKHLYVPETVSKDGKRKRKLENGVSHRESKRSIPYTNDLSGRTDSSSHTAEHNFETETTHNGYLEEYLDSKRPLTPLSPLSDSTESTKPSSKTKASEQHHVHVHKNRDKNRDSAIKPKMEVECVKVSRQPQTPSESWGPAGHKGVVPNHETPHHAEYYLHEAKRMKHRADAMVDKLGKAVNYIDAALSFMECGKAMEEGPLEAKSPYTMYSETVELIRYAMRLKSHSGPGARQEDKQLAVLCFRCLALLYWQMFRLKKDHALKYSKVLLDYFKSSSKVPSTPPSWNDCGKGTGGPPSSPNAKHLRQGSHGGNNLPSLISIPQRIHQMAASHLNITNCVLYSYEYWEVADNLAKENKEFFNYLNTLSGPLTLHSSIAHAVQYTRQALQWIRISAKLN from the exons GACATGACTCAGTCCTGGCCGTCCCAGCAAGCCTTAGGGGGTGACCAGGCCCAGCGAATCCTCTACAACTCtaag GAAGCAAAACTACCAAGTACACAACAAAGGCAAA gTCGGGGGGATGTTCAGCTGCGAATGACCCGTCACCCTCACGTGGCACCTCACAAATC CATGCTTGCTGATGACCTGAGGCtgagcagtgatgatgatgacactcAGAGG GAAACTCGTGAGTCCGATTCCTGGGGTGGACGCAG cCTGTCAGCACAGCAAGCGCACACACATGGCAGGCGGGTGAGACATTCCAGCTCGGACTCTTCAGGCTCAGACTGCTCCGCAGAGTCGGGCAGCAGTAGCCTTCTCTCCCGGAGCCCCAGCCGGAGCCCAGAAGTTCCCCCAGATCCTTTGTCACCCGCCAACACGCAGCCGCCGTGCAGCAGCAAGGAG ACTGACCACCCCTCTGCTGCCCAGTGGCAGCTGGATAAATGGCTGAAGAAAAAAGCTGCCAGCAGTGAACAGGATCCCTCCCAGAGCATTCCAGGGCGCCTTCCCTCTCCCCACACCCAACGAGCCCCTTCTCCAGCCAGGTCCTGGGACAGCAATCAGGAGTACAGCCCCAGCCAAAGCCCTGTTCTCAGCCCACAGTTCcattacagcaacaacaacagccccCTACCCAGTCCTGGTTATAGCTACtgccccagccccagcccatTCACCAGCACCTGCCCAAGTCCCAGCCCCAGCCCAAGGCACAGCCCGATCCCCAGTCCAGCTCCAAGTGTTTGCCTCAGTCCACATGGGAGCCGTAGCCCTAGCCCTATACTTAGAGACCCTCCAAGAAGCCCCAGTCCCAGCCTGCCTGCTCCTCCTTCCAGGGTTCGTCACTACCCTGAGGCTCAGAGTCAGAACCAAACACAAAGCTTAACAACCACTCCCCACAGGACAAAAATTAGGTCATGGATTGCCCCATTGCCTAACGCTGACACCAAGCGCAAACCTACAAACACCACTCATCATCAGCCAGCTCATCAGCACAAGGCCAAGACTCGGCCCACGCAGAATCAAGACCAAAGCAAGTCCAAGGCTTCTGCTGTCCTGAATCCTAACCAGAGTCACAGCCTCAAATCTAGACCCAAGCCTAACTTCCATCCAAGCTCTAAACAGCCCTCTGAGGCCCccaaagccaaacacacaccacatttTGAGCAAATCCAGAGTAGCAGATCCAACCACAACTCCAACCACAAGCCCCGGCCTTCGCTTCCATCCAGCTCACAACATAGCCCCACAAGAGCAAAGTACTTAGCTCCTGCTAGTCGTGAAACTAATGCTCGTCATAGTTCTCATCCCCAATCTACCTCCAAAGCTCCGACTAACTCTAATACTGGACTGAACTCTCAATCAAATCCTAGCCTTAAACCTAGAGACAAGTCTTGGGAGGCAAAAGCGCCAACTCCTGTTCATGTTAAtcatacaaaaacaaagcagaagagACCCCAGTCCAAGGAGCAAGAGGTGGAACACAGAGGAGATCATCTGGCCCGAGCAGAGGggagaaaacaagagagaaaagaggacagaCATCAGGAAAAACAGCAAGGGAGACACGAGAGAAAGGAAGACAGGAGGCTGgcggagcagcagctgctgagacgTCCCTGGATCCAGAGTTCGgcagacgaagaggaggagggggaagaggaggaggaggagcgggtgatagagaggcagaggaagagagaggagacagcaaGAGGGGAAAACaacaggaggagggagcagcaaCATAGACACGAATGGCAAACAGTCCAGGCCAAACAGAGACTGCCTGCCAACAGCGATCGGCACCGCCTTCAAGACGACTCGCGCCACAAGGGGCGGCCAAGAAAGGGagacaggagtgaggaggagagagaagaccGTTCGCCTCCTCCGTCACGTTCCCCAACTCCTCAAAGaccatcctcctcatcctcttcctcctcctcatcaaattcagattcagagtctGAACATCAGGCTGCCATCACCAAAGTTCCTGCAGACTCTACCTCTCACAAGAGACTCTCCAAGAGAGGGCAGCAAGGCTCAGGCACAACTGATGCCAACAGGCCGAAGGTGGTGCACCCCAGAGGGCCCACCACAGGTAATCCAagtgaagagcagcagagcgagGGGAAGCAAAAACTCTACACCCTGGTCCCCTTTGGCCGAGGTGAGAAGGCTACAGCACCTTCCCAGCGAGGGCTTAGAAATCTGGTGGTGCAGATAGACCTCTGTCTTCTCAAAAGGGTCCCGGACAGCACTGCCAGTTCTACTGTGAACAAAcccgcctcttcctcctcctcttcatcaaccAAGGACAAGCAAAGAGAGGCTATGAAACACCTGTATGTCCCCGAGACTGTGAGCAAAGACGGCAAAAGGAAACGCAAG ctgGAGAATGGTGtgtcacacagagagagcaagaggagTATTCCTTATACAAATGACCTCTCAGGCCGCACAGACTCTTCATCTCACACAGCTGAGCACAACTTTGAGACTGAGACCACACACAACGG GTACTTGGAGGAGTACTTGGACAGCAAGAGACCGTTGACTCCCCTGTCTCCACTGTCCGACAGCACAGAGTCCACCAAGCCTTCCTCCAAAACAAAGGCTTCAGAGCAGCATCACGTCCATGTCCACAAGAACAGAGACAAGAATAGAGATTCTGCTATAAAG CCCAAGATGGAGGTGGAATGTGTAAAAGTGTCGAGACAGCCCCAAACCCCATCCGAGTCCTGGGGCCCTGCAGGACACAAGGGGGTGGTGCCAAACCATGAAAC GCCTCACCATGCTGAGTACTACTTACATGAAGCTAAGAGGATGAAGCACCGTGCAGACGCAATG GTGGACAAGCTGGGGAAGGCTGTGAACTACATTGACGCTGCTCTCTCCTTCATGGAATGTGGGAAAGCAATGGAGGAAGGGCCACTCGAGGCAAAGTCTCCGTATACCATGTACTCAGAGACAGTGGAGCTTATTAG GTACGCAATGAGGCTGAAGAGCCACTCTGGCCCTGGAGcgagacaggaagacaaacagctggCGGTTCTGTG TTTCCGATGTCTTGCCCTCCTTTACTGGCAAATGTTTCGTTTAAAGAAGGACCATGCACTGAAATACTCCAAGGTTCTGCTGGACTACTTTAAG AGTTCTTCCAAAGTGCCTTCTACACCACCCTCCTGGAATGACTGTGGGAA GGGCACAGGAGGACCCCCTTCTTCACCCAATGCCAAACACCTCAGACAGGGTTCACATGGGGGCAACAACTTACCCTCTCTCATAAGCATTCCCCAACGTATCCACCAGATGGCAGCAAGTCACCTGAACATTACCAACTGTGTCCTGTACAGCTATGAGTACTGGGAGGTGGCAGACAACCTTGCAAAGGAGAATAAAG AGTTCTTCAACTACTTGAACACTTTGTCTGGGCCATTGACTCTGCACAGTAGCATCGCTCACGCTGTCCAATACACCAGACAGGCTCTTCAGTGGATACGCATCAGTGCCAAACTTAACTAA